The following proteins come from a genomic window of Streptomyces sp. NBC_00539:
- the sucB gene encoding 2-oxoglutarate dehydrogenase, E2 component, dihydrolipoamide succinyltransferase: MPVSVTLPALGESVSEGTVTRWLKAEGERVEADEPLLEVSTDKVDTEIPSPVAGILASIKVAEDETVEVGAELAVIDDGSGAPAEAAAPAAETAAPAAEAAAPAPEAPQAAPSTEVETPAPAPTAEAAAGGGSAEGTDVVLPALGESVTEGTVTRWLKQVGESVEADEPLLEVSTDKVDTEIPAPVSGTLLEILVGEDETAEVGARLAVIGVAGAAPAAAPAPAAPAPAAAPAPAAAPAPAPAPVAAPAPAAPAPAAPAPVAAPAPAPAPVATPAPAAPAQAGDEGAYVTPLVRKLASESGVNLSTVSGTGVGGRIRKQDVLAAAEAAKAAAAPAPVAAAAAPAATQAPAAVSELRGQTVKMTRMRKVIGDNMMKALHSQAQLSSVVEVDVTKIMKLREKAKASFQAREGVKLSPMPFFVKAAAQALKAHAVVNARINDDEGTITYFDSENIGIAVDSEKGLMTPVIKGAGDLNLAGISKATADLAAKVRGNKITPDELSGATFTISNTGSRGALFDTVIVPPNQVAILGIGATVKRPMVIETPEGTVVGVRDMTYLTLSYDHRLVDGADAARYLSAVKAILEAGEFEVELGL; this comes from the coding sequence ATGCCGGTTTCCGTAACCCTTCCGGCGCTCGGAGAGAGCGTGTCCGAGGGCACTGTCACCCGTTGGCTCAAGGCCGAGGGCGAGCGCGTCGAGGCCGACGAGCCGCTGCTCGAAGTCTCGACCGACAAGGTCGACACCGAGATCCCGTCCCCCGTCGCCGGCATCCTGGCCTCCATCAAGGTCGCCGAGGACGAGACCGTCGAGGTCGGCGCCGAGCTGGCCGTCATCGACGACGGCTCGGGCGCGCCGGCCGAGGCTGCCGCTCCGGCCGCCGAGACCGCCGCCCCGGCCGCCGAGGCCGCCGCTCCGGCGCCGGAGGCCCCGCAGGCCGCCCCGTCGACCGAGGTCGAGACCCCGGCTCCGGCCCCGACGGCCGAGGCGGCCGCCGGTGGCGGTTCCGCCGAGGGCACCGATGTCGTGCTGCCCGCGCTGGGCGAGTCCGTCACCGAGGGCACCGTCACCCGCTGGCTCAAGCAGGTCGGCGAGTCCGTCGAGGCCGACGAGCCGCTGCTCGAGGTCTCCACGGACAAGGTCGACACCGAGATCCCCGCGCCGGTCTCCGGCACCCTGCTGGAGATCCTGGTCGGCGAGGACGAGACCGCCGAGGTCGGCGCGCGTCTGGCCGTCATCGGCGTCGCCGGTGCCGCCCCGGCCGCTGCCCCGGCTCCGGCCGCTCCGGCCCCGGCCGCTGCACCGGCTCCGGCCGCTGCTCCGGCGCCCGCCCCGGCCCCCGTGGCCGCACCGGCTCCGGCTGCCCCGGCTCCGGCTGCCCCGGCTCCGGTCGCCGCTCCGGCTCCGGCTCCGGCTCCGGTCGCCACCCCCGCCCCCGCCGCCCCGGCCCAGGCCGGTGACGAGGGCGCGTACGTGACCCCGCTGGTGCGCAAGCTCGCTTCGGAGTCCGGCGTCAACCTGTCCACGGTCTCGGGCACCGGTGTCGGTGGCCGCATCCGCAAGCAGGACGTCCTGGCCGCCGCCGAGGCCGCCAAGGCCGCCGCCGCCCCGGCCCCGGTTGCCGCCGCTGCCGCCCCGGCCGCCACCCAGGCCCCGGCCGCGGTGTCGGAGCTGCGCGGTCAGACGGTCAAGATGACCCGCATGCGCAAGGTCATCGGCGACAACATGATGAAGGCCCTGCACTCGCAGGCGCAGCTCAGCTCCGTGGTCGAGGTGGACGTCACCAAGATCATGAAGCTGCGGGAGAAGGCCAAGGCCTCCTTCCAGGCCCGTGAGGGCGTCAAGCTCTCGCCGATGCCGTTCTTCGTCAAGGCCGCCGCCCAGGCGCTCAAGGCCCACGCGGTCGTCAACGCCCGGATCAACGACGACGAGGGCACCATCACCTACTTCGACTCGGAGAACATCGGCATCGCCGTGGACTCCGAGAAGGGCCTGATGACCCCGGTCATCAAGGGTGCCGGTGACCTCAACCTGGCGGGCATCTCCAAGGCGACCGCCGACCTGGCCGCCAAGGTCCGCGGCAACAAGATCACGCCGGACGAGCTGTCGGGCGCGACCTTCACCATCAGCAACACCGGCTCGCGCGGTGCGCTGTTCGACACGGTCATCGTGCCGCCGAACCAGGTCGCCATCCTGGGCATCGGTGCCACCGTCAAGCGTCCGATGGTCATCGAGACCCCCGAGGGCACCGTCGTCGGCGTCCGCGACATGACGTACCTGACCCTGTCCTACGACCACCGCCTGGTGGACGGCGCGGACGCGGCCCGGTACCTGTCGGCCGTCAAGGCCATCCTCGAGGCCGGCGAGTTCGAGGTCGAGCTCGGCCTGTAG
- a CDS encoding leucyl aminopeptidase has translation MTALTLSTAGAATLRADALVVGVAKGPKGPVVAAGAEAVDKAFDGKLAAVLDAMGASGAEGEVTKLPAPAGVKVPVVLAVGLGSVPEQDESYDEEALRRAAGAAARALHGTKKAAFALPLDDASAVTAVAEGALLGAYAFTAYQGGEDKVAKSGAKNGGPKQPLAEVVLLGAKPRDKEHKAAAERATVVATEVNIARDLVNTPPNDLTPEAFAAVATATAKENGVKVQVLDEKALVKGGFGGIMGVGKGSENPPRLVKLSYTHPKAEKTLAFVGKGITYDSGGISLKPAGHNETMKCDMAGAAAVFASVVAAAKLGLQVNVTGWLALAENMPSGSATKPGDVLRMYSGKTVEVLNTDAEGRLVLGDALTRASEENPDAIVDVATLTGAMVLALGDRTFGIMANDDAFRTSIHEIAEEVGEAAWPMPLPEDLRKTMDSPTADIANMGVRMGGGLVAGLFLQEFVGEGITWAHLDIAGPAFHEGAPYGYTPKGGTGSAVRTLVRLAERTATGDLG, from the coding sequence GTGACTGCTCTGACTCTCAGCACTGCCGGCGCGGCGACGCTCCGCGCCGACGCCCTCGTGGTCGGCGTGGCGAAGGGCCCGAAGGGGCCCGTCGTCGCCGCGGGCGCCGAGGCCGTGGACAAGGCGTTCGACGGAAAGCTGGCCGCCGTGCTCGACGCCATGGGCGCCTCGGGCGCCGAAGGCGAGGTCACCAAGCTGCCCGCGCCCGCCGGCGTCAAGGTCCCGGTCGTGCTGGCCGTCGGGCTCGGCTCCGTACCGGAGCAGGACGAGTCGTACGACGAGGAGGCCCTGCGCCGCGCCGCCGGCGCTGCCGCCCGCGCCCTGCACGGCACGAAGAAGGCCGCCTTCGCCCTTCCCCTGGACGACGCCTCCGCCGTCACCGCCGTCGCCGAGGGCGCGCTGCTCGGCGCGTACGCCTTCACCGCCTACCAGGGCGGCGAGGACAAGGTCGCGAAGAGCGGTGCGAAGAACGGCGGCCCGAAGCAGCCGCTGGCCGAGGTCGTCCTGCTCGGCGCCAAGCCGCGCGACAAGGAACACAAGGCCGCCGCCGAGCGCGCCACCGTCGTCGCGACCGAGGTCAACATCGCTCGCGACCTGGTCAACACCCCGCCGAACGACCTCACCCCCGAGGCCTTCGCCGCCGTCGCCACCGCGACCGCGAAGGAGAACGGCGTCAAGGTCCAGGTGCTGGACGAGAAGGCCCTGGTCAAGGGCGGCTTCGGCGGCATCATGGGCGTCGGCAAGGGCTCCGAGAACCCGCCGCGGCTGGTCAAGCTGTCCTACACCCACCCCAAGGCGGAGAAGACCCTCGCCTTCGTCGGCAAGGGCATCACCTACGACTCGGGCGGCATCTCCCTCAAGCCGGCCGGCCACAACGAGACGATGAAGTGCGACATGGCCGGCGCCGCCGCCGTCTTCGCCTCCGTCGTCGCGGCCGCCAAGCTGGGCCTCCAGGTCAACGTCACCGGCTGGCTCGCGCTCGCCGAGAACATGCCCTCCGGCTCCGCCACCAAGCCCGGTGACGTGCTGCGCATGTACAGCGGCAAGACCGTCGAGGTCCTCAACACCGACGCCGAGGGCCGCCTGGTCCTGGGTGACGCGCTGACCCGCGCCAGCGAGGAGAACCCGGACGCGATCGTCGACGTCGCGACCCTGACCGGCGCGATGGTGCTGGCGCTGGGCGACCGCACCTTCGGGATCATGGCGAACGACGACGCCTTCCGCACCTCGATCCACGAGATCGCGGAGGAGGTCGGCGAGGCCGCCTGGCCGATGCCGCTCCCCGAGGACCTGCGCAAGACCATGGACTCCCCCACCGCCGACATCGCCAACATGGGTGTCCGCATGGGCGGCGGCCTGGTGGCCGGCCTCTTCCTCCAGGAGTTCGTCGGCGAGGGCATCACCTGGGCCCACCTCGACATCGCGGGCCCCGCCTTCCACGAGGGCGCCCCGTACGGCTACACCCCCAAGGGCGGCACCGGCTCGGCCGTGCGCACCCTGGTGCGGCTGGCCGAGCGCACCGCGACGGGCGACCTCGGCTGA
- the pelF gene encoding GT4 family glycosyltransferase PelF: MSHGRHVTMLTEGTYPHVHGGVSTWCDQLVRGMPEVDFNVIALTGSGREPVTWELPRNVYRHTAVPLWGPPPPRTLRAALRGKARRRFTDTYEAFLLSMLDPARGGFSEALRELALLARSGRLAPALRSESVLRLLMDLWTRPGTGTAAAEPTIHDALTATDLLEHALRPLGVRIPRDSVSHAVSSGLATLPALAAKHLDQVPFLLTEHGIYLRERYLGYRTAEQRWPVKALLLGFYRELNTEGYRQADLITPCNQYNRRWEERGGAASDRIRTVYNGVDPHAFPEAGPEPEVPTLSWCGRVDPIKDLETLIRAYAFMRQEIPALRLRLFGPVPAGCEDYKLRLEKLAAEIGVSDGVTFEGRIAQVAQAYAAGSVVMLSSISEGFPFSIIEAMSCGRTTVSTDVGGVREAVGDTGLVVPPREPETMARATLALLRDDVRRAELGRLSRKRVVEKFTLHQSVDGFRHIYRELAGQPVLPVHPGDDWTQRLADPWYRELAAEGNPW; encoded by the coding sequence ATGAGCCATGGGCGTCACGTCACCATGCTCACCGAAGGCACCTACCCGCACGTCCACGGGGGCGTCAGCACCTGGTGCGACCAGCTGGTCCGGGGAATGCCGGAGGTCGACTTCAACGTCATAGCCCTGACCGGCTCCGGACGCGAGCCGGTCACCTGGGAACTGCCCCGCAACGTCTACCGGCACACCGCCGTGCCGCTCTGGGGCCCGCCGCCGCCCCGCACGCTCCGCGCGGCCCTGCGCGGCAAGGCCCGGCGCCGCTTCACCGACACCTACGAAGCCTTCCTGCTGTCGATGCTCGACCCCGCGCGCGGCGGATTCTCCGAAGCCCTGCGCGAACTGGCCCTGCTGGCCCGCTCCGGCCGCCTCGCCCCCGCCCTGCGCTCCGAGTCCGTCCTGCGGCTGCTGATGGACCTGTGGACCCGCCCGGGCACGGGCACCGCCGCGGCCGAGCCCACCATCCACGACGCGCTGACCGCCACCGACCTGCTGGAACACGCGCTGCGCCCGCTCGGGGTCCGCATCCCGCGCGACAGCGTCTCCCACGCCGTCAGCAGCGGCCTCGCCACCTTGCCGGCGCTCGCCGCGAAACACCTCGACCAGGTGCCCTTCCTGCTCACCGAGCACGGCATCTACCTGCGCGAGCGCTACCTCGGCTACCGCACCGCCGAACAACGCTGGCCGGTCAAGGCCCTCCTGCTCGGCTTCTACCGGGAGCTGAACACCGAGGGCTACCGGCAGGCCGACCTGATCACCCCCTGCAACCAGTACAACCGCCGCTGGGAAGAGCGCGGAGGCGCCGCCTCCGACCGCATCCGCACCGTCTACAACGGCGTCGACCCGCACGCCTTCCCCGAGGCCGGCCCCGAACCCGAGGTGCCCACCCTCAGCTGGTGCGGCCGCGTCGACCCCATCAAGGACCTCGAAACCCTCATCCGCGCCTACGCGTTCATGCGACAGGAGATCCCCGCCCTGCGGTTGCGCCTCTTCGGCCCGGTCCCGGCCGGCTGCGAGGACTACAAGCTGCGCCTGGAGAAGCTCGCCGCCGAAATCGGGGTGTCCGACGGCGTCACCTTCGAGGGCCGCATCGCGCAGGTCGCCCAGGCCTACGCGGCCGGCTCGGTCGTCATGCTCTCCTCCATCAGCGAGGGCTTCCCGTTCAGCATCATCGAAGCCATGTCCTGCGGCCGCACCACCGTCTCCACCGACGTCGGCGGAGTGCGCGAGGCCGTCGGCGACACCGGGCTGGTCGTCCCGCCCCGCGAACCCGAGACCATGGCACGCGCCACCCTCGCCCTGCTCCGCGACGACGTGCGCCGCGCCGAACTCGGCCGGCTGTCCCGCAAACGGGTCGTGGAGAAGTTCACCCTCCACCAGTCCGTGGACGGGTTCCGCCACATCTACCGGGAACTCGCGGGCCAGCCCGTCCTGCCGGTCCACCCGGGCGACGACTGGACCCAGCGCCTGGCCGACCCCTGGTACCGGGAGCTCGCCGCCGAAGGGAACCCGTGGTGA
- the lpdA gene encoding dihydrolipoyl dehydrogenase, whose translation MANDASTVFDLVILGGGSGGYAAALRASQLGLDVALIEKNKLGGTCLHNGCIPTKALLHAGEIADQAREAAQFGVKASFEGIDIAGVHKYKDDVISGLYKGLQGLVASRKVTYIEGEGRLSSPTSVDVNGQRVQGRHVLLATGSVPKSLPGLNIDGNRIISSDHALVLDRVPESAIILGGGVIGVEFASAWKSFGTDVTVIEGLKHLVPVEDENSSKLLERAFRKRGIKFNLGTFFDKAEYTENGVRVTLADGKTFEAEVLLVAIGRGPVSQGLGYEEQGVAMDRGYVLVDEYMQTNVPTISAVGDLVPTLQLAHVGFAEGILVAERLAGLKTVPIDYDGVPRVTYCHPEVASVGITEAKAKEIYGADKVVALKYNLAGNGKSKILKTAGEIKLVQVKDGAVVGVHMVGDRMGEQVGEAQLIYNWEALPAEVAQLIHAHPTQNEALGEAHLALAGKPLHSHD comes from the coding sequence GTGGCGAACGACGCCAGCACCGTTTTCGACCTAGTGATCCTCGGCGGTGGCAGTGGCGGTTACGCCGCGGCGCTGCGCGCCTCCCAGCTGGGTCTCGACGTTGCGCTGATCGAGAAGAACAAGCTCGGTGGCACCTGCCTGCACAACGGCTGCATCCCCACGAAGGCTCTGCTGCACGCCGGTGAGATCGCGGACCAGGCGCGCGAAGCCGCTCAGTTCGGTGTCAAGGCCTCTTTCGAGGGCATCGACATCGCGGGCGTGCACAAGTACAAGGACGACGTCATCTCGGGCCTGTACAAGGGCCTGCAGGGTCTCGTCGCCTCCCGCAAGGTGACGTACATCGAGGGTGAGGGCCGTCTCTCCTCCCCGACGTCCGTCGATGTGAACGGTCAGCGCGTCCAGGGCCGTCACGTCCTGCTGGCGACCGGCTCCGTGCCGAAGTCGCTCCCGGGCCTGAACATCGACGGCAACCGCATCATCTCCTCGGACCACGCGCTGGTCCTGGACCGCGTGCCCGAGTCCGCGATCATCCTGGGCGGCGGCGTGATCGGCGTCGAGTTCGCCTCGGCGTGGAAGTCCTTCGGTACCGACGTCACCGTCATCGAGGGCCTCAAGCACCTCGTGCCGGTCGAGGACGAGAACAGCTCCAAGCTCCTGGAGCGCGCGTTCCGCAAGCGCGGCATCAAGTTCAACCTGGGCACCTTCTTCGACAAGGCCGAGTACACCGAGAACGGTGTGCGCGTCACCCTCGCCGACGGCAAGACCTTCGAGGCCGAGGTGCTGCTGGTCGCCATCGGCCGCGGCCCGGTCTCGCAGGGCCTGGGCTACGAGGAGCAGGGCGTCGCGATGGACCGCGGCTACGTCCTGGTCGACGAGTACATGCAGACCAACGTGCCGACCATCTCGGCCGTCGGTGACCTCGTCCCGACCCTCCAGCTCGCGCACGTCGGCTTCGCCGAGGGCATCCTGGTGGCGGAGCGCCTGGCCGGTCTCAAGACCGTCCCGATCGACTACGACGGCGTTCCCCGCGTCACCTACTGCCACCCCGAGGTCGCCTCCGTCGGTATCACCGAGGCCAAGGCCAAGGAGATCTACGGTGCGGACAAGGTCGTGGCCCTGAAGTACAACCTGGCCGGCAACGGCAAGAGCAAGATCCTCAAGACCGCGGGCGAGATCAAGCTGGTCCAGGTCAAGGACGGTGCCGTGGTCGGCGTCCACATGGTCGGTGACCGGATGGGCGAGCAGGTCGGCGAAGCCCAGCTGATCTACAACTGGGAGGCCCTGCCGGCCGAGGTCGCGCAGCTCATCCACGCGCACCCGACCCAGAACGAAGCGCTCGGCGAGGCCCACCTGGCCCTGGCCGGCAAGCCGCTCCACTCCCACGACTGA